The following is a genomic window from Clostridium fungisolvens.
CATCTAACATATCCTAGGCAACTGCTCTCCTGATGGCATATCTAAAATTCTCTTGCTTCCAATCATGGTCTCAACAAAAACTCTATTTTTTATATCATCAGTTACCCTGCCTATAATATAGGCATCTTGCCCTAGCGGATGCTTTTTCATTACTGACAGTACCTCTTCAGCATGCTCCTCTGGAACAAATATACAAACCTTACCTTCATTAGCAACATAAAGTGGATCAAGTCCAAGCATTTCGCAAACGCCTCTAATTTCTTCTTTAACGAGAATACTTTCTTCCTTAAGAATTATTGAAACCTTACTAGCTTCAGCAATTTCATTAAGCACAGCTGCAACACCGCCTCTTGTAGCATCTCTCATCACATGAATATCTTTGCATACATTGAGGACTTCATATATTAAGGAATTTAACGATGCACAATCGCTCGAGATATCCCCTTCTATTCCAAGGTTGTGTCTTTTACACATTATTGTTATTCCATGGTCAGCAAGGGTTCCATTAACTATAACAACATCTCCAGGTTTAGCATTACTTGCACTTATATAGATTTCTTCATA
Proteins encoded in this region:
- the hypE gene encoding hydrogenase expression/formation protein HypE; translated protein: MIGKVLLSHGSGGRQTNGLISEIFIKHFNNSVLSQMNDAAQLTLEGNRVAFTTDSFVVNPIFFNGGNIGKLAVCGTVNDLAVSGARPLYLSSAFIIEEGFELEKLEEIVKSMALEAEKAGMKIVAGDTKVVERGSVDGIYINTTGIGVIYEEIYISASNAKPGDVVIVNGTLADHGITIMCKRHNLGIEGDISSDCASLNSLIYEVLNVCKDIHVMRDATRGGVAAVLNEIAEASKVSIILKEESILVKEEIRGVCEMLGLDPLYVANEGKVCIFVPEEHAEEVLSVMKKHPLGQDAYIIGRVTDDIKNRVFVETMIGSKRILDMPSGEQLPRIC